A window from Chloroflexota bacterium encodes these proteins:
- a CDS encoding TIGR02391 family protein: MTNSHSETSRRISFTSAQLEQIADRLVSDEVTHRVLDRKFRELNIVEPTPEPSPQEASFRKSGLQAGRDYYIIGSSKKERLLYAVEVMYKQNGGQGVLHLVRTLYDLVLYAGNPDKFAEFCDDINRILRFSGYEYRDDGHFYRVVETRTLSEAERRVTAVTNKFSSRRVHPEVQKYCKSEYMQENYFHAVFEAAKGLAERIREKTGLKIDGVNLAKQSFERPKNGLPRLVINSLGSQTEQNEHDGFMNLILGSFQMFRNPIAHTPRVKWQRDLEDAVDCLTLISFLHFVLDECHPIPIGQRE, from the coding sequence ATGACCAACAGCCACTCAGAGACTTCCAGGCGAATTTCCTTCACGTCCGCGCAACTGGAACAGATAGCAGATCGACTTGTGAGCGACGAGGTGACTCATAGAGTGTTGGACCGAAAGTTCAGAGAGCTTAATATCGTTGAGCCAACTCCAGAACCTTCCCCACAGGAAGCGAGCTTCAGAAAGTCAGGTCTACAAGCAGGTCGAGACTACTACATAATAGGCTCGTCCAAAAAAGAGCGATTACTGTACGCAGTGGAGGTGATGTATAAGCAGAACGGCGGGCAGGGAGTTCTTCATCTGGTTCGGACTCTATACGATCTTGTCCTCTACGCCGGAAATCCTGATAAATTCGCGGAGTTCTGTGATGACATCAACCGTATTCTCAGGTTTTCCGGATACGAATACAGAGATGACGGCCATTTTTACCGAGTCGTGGAGACACGCACCCTGTCGGAGGCTGAGCGGAGAGTTACGGCAGTTACAAATAAATTTTCCAGTCGTCGGGTTCACCCTGAAGTTCAAAAGTATTGCAAGTCAGAGTACATGCAGGAGAACTACTTCCACGCCGTATTTGAGGCAGCCAAGGGGTTAGCGGAGAGGATTAGGGAAAAGACCGGACTGAAGATCGACGGCGTTAATCTGGCAAAACAATCCTTTGAGCGTCCGAAGAACGGCTTACCCAGACTGGTCATCAATTCTCTTGGTAGCCAGACCGAACAAAATGAACACGACGGATTCATGAACTTGATACTTGGCTCGTTTCAGATGTTCCGCAACCCAATCGCTCATACACCGAGAGTGAAGTGGCAGCGCGACTTAGAAGATGCTGTCGACTGTCTGACTTTGATTTCATTTCTGCACTTCGTACTTGACGAGTGCCATCCAATCCCGATAGGTCAACGGGAATGA